The Ictidomys tridecemlineatus isolate mIctTri1 chromosome 1, mIctTri1.hap1, whole genome shotgun sequence DNA window GTGAGATCTGGGCTGGATTTTGCTTTTACTCCTCATCATAGATATAATCCACACAGCTGGGGGGCTTGAGGACTTGGCGGGTTGGAGGGGGGAGTGCTGCTTCGTCCTGTGATTGGCATTACATTTCCTTTGAGATCTCTCTCTGAGGGGAGTGTAAAACTCAACACCTGAGAGCCTATCAGTGAGTAAGCCCAGACCCCACCTCCTGGGTGAAGCACCCCTCTCAAGTCCTGCTGGTCTGTTGCCTGGAGAGCTGCTGCCCTTTGGTCATCTGTGTCCAGAGCAGCCAGCACAGGCTGGCTAAGTTCCTGTGGTCTGGGGCCCTCTCTTTTGACCTATGAAAGAAATGCCCTTGggcctctcctctcttcctcttctaggCTGGCAAAGCACACAGGCTAAGTGCTGAGGAGAGAGACCAGCTGCTGCCAAACCTGAGGGCTGtggggtggaatgagatggaaggCCGAGATGCCATCTTCAAGCAGTTCCATTTCAAAGACTTCAATAGGGTGTGTCCAGGGTGGGAGGGTTTGCCCATTCTGGGGCTGGTGGGCCCCACCTGACCCTCCTTTCAAGTCCTACAGTGCCAGACACACTAATCCAGTTAATTCAGGCACCACTGGTggggaaattcatttccttgaATAACTTGGAAAGTGGCGTCCTCAGGGATCACAGAGTAGGAATGTGGGTCTTGGACTCTCCCTACCTGGAACAGTCCTCAGAAAAGACAGCCCAAGTAGCAAACAGAGATACATCTGAGGATGTTTTCATAGTCAAAAGACTAAGACTTTAACCACTTGAACTTGTTAGGGATCCTAGTAAAAGACCTTCTTCCTGCTATAGAGAGACTACCTGGAAGTCAGATCTCAGAGCAGGGGCAGGTTGTCATGGGAAATGATTAGAGTTAAGGGAAGCTAGTCCCTTCTCTTAGAGCGCTAACCTGGGTTTCACTTCACTTAAATAGGCTTTTGGCTTCATGACCAGAGTGGCCCTGCAGGCAGAGAAGCTGGACCACCATCCTGAGTGGTTTAACATGTACAACAAGGTGAGCAAGGTTGTGTGCCTGTGTTGTGCTCTGTCTCCATCCACATCTGAGCACTTAAGCGCTTTCTGAAGGCTCTCCCTTGAACTGGACTCTGCCCCCCAACACAGGTTGACTGTCCATTCAATCTGTCTACCTCCTTCCTAGAATCAACAATAAGTGGTCAGTCTCACTACAAATTAAGGACATTCAAATTAAAACACTTTGAGATACTTGTGGTTAAAGTAGATATCGATAAGGCAAAACCCAAGAAAGGAAAGGCTGTGGGAATCAGGCATAATTATTAATAGCTCTACGTGGTTTTAATCTTTCTGGGGggatagaagaataaaaaagtaataaatttgaACTGAGAATCCCCATGCATAACAAACAGATCT harbors:
- the Pcbd1 gene encoding pterin-4-alpha-carbinolamine dehydratase isoform X2: MSWLTFGCLETDQAYQPQKRPALERRPGCQAGKAHRLSAEERDQLLPNLRAVGWNEMEGRDAIFKQFHFKDFNRAFGFMTRVALQAEKLDHHPEWFNMYNKVHITLSTHECAGLSERDINLASFIEQVAVSMT